From one Lycium ferocissimum isolate CSIRO_LF1 chromosome 7, AGI_CSIRO_Lferr_CH_V1, whole genome shotgun sequence genomic stretch:
- the LOC132064936 gene encoding methyl jasmonate esterase 1-like, protein MEKSKFLTSLVVLILLLSYVNATMSGPKWPKASKHFVLVHGACHGAWSWYKIMAMIKTSGHNVTALDLGASGVNPKQVLEIPRLSDYFSPLMEFMSSLPADEKVILVGHSLGGFAISKAMESFSEKISVAIFVTALMPGPTHDAATIFNESSSGAISQLDNRLTFDNGPTNPPTTFSFGPKYLASYLYPLSPIQDLALATTVVRPIYLYSLDDISKEIVLSSKKYGSVRRAYIVVAEDKVLKKEFQQLMIEKNPPDEVKEILGADHMAMMSKPLQLFTLLMRIANK, encoded by the exons ATGGAGAAAAGCAAGTTCCTAACAAGTTTAGTTGTTCTAATACTTCTTTTGTCATATGTAAATGCAACCATGTCAGGGCCTAAATGGCCTAAAGCTAGCAAGCATTTCGTGTTAGTTCATGGGGCTTGCCATGGAGCCTGGTCATGGTACAAGATTATGGCGATGATAAAAACTTCAGGACATAATGTAACAGCTCTTGACTTGGGCGCTTCAGGGGTCAACCCAAAGCAAGTCCTTGAAATCCCACGTTTATCTGATTACTTTAGTCCGCTAATGGAGTTCATGTCTTCTCTTCCAGCAGATGAAAAAGTGATTCTTGTTGGCCATAGCCTCGGTGGATTTGCCATTTCTAAAGCTATGGAAAGCTTTTCAGAAAAGATTTCAGTTGCTATATTTGTCACTGCTCTAATGCCTGGTCCAACTCACGATGCAGCCACCATCTTTAATGAG TCATCCAGCGGAGCAATATCTCAACTTGATAATCGTCTTACATTCGATAATGGACCTACCAATCCTCCAACAACCTTCAGCTTTGGTCCGAAGTACTTGGCGAGTTATCTTTATCCACTGAGCCCAATTCAA GACTTGGCACTGGCTACTACAGTCGTAAGGCCAATATATTTATACAGTTTGGATGACATATCAAAGGAGATAGTACTTTCAAGCAAAAAGTATGGATCAGTTAGGCGAGCGTACATTGTTGTTGCCGAAGATAAAGTTCTAAAGAAGGAATTTCAACAGTTAATGATTGAAAAGAATCCCCCGGATGAAGTGAAAGAAATTTTAGGCGCTGATCACATGGCCATGATGTCTAAGCCCCTTCAACTTTTTACTCTTCTTATGCGTATTGCCAACAAATGA
- the LOC132064942 gene encoding methyl jasmonate esterase 1-like isoform X1, with product MEKNKFLLSLVLILLLPYVNSTTSGPKWPKALKHFVLVHGACHGAWSWYKLVALIRSAGHNVTAIDLGASGINPKQVLEVSHISDYISPLMEFMASLPAHEKVILVGHSFGGLAISKVMESFPEKILVAVFVTAHMPGPTLNANTLLTKLQSSSGMVSQLDNRVTYDNGPSNPPTTFIFGPKYLARYAYQLSPIQDWTLATTLTRPLFLYSEEDISKDMVLSSKRYGTVRRVFIVAAEDKILQKEFQQWMIEKNPPDEVELILGSDHMAMMSKPLQLFTLLLRVAHK from the exons ATGGAGAAAAACAAATTTCTATTAAGTTTAGTACTGATACTTTTGTTGCCGTATGTAAATTCAACGACATCAGGGCCTAAATGGCCTAAAGCTTTGAAGCACTTTGTGCTAGTTCATGGCGCGTGTCACGGAGCATGGTCTTGGTACAAGCTTGTGGCACTGATAAGATCTGCAGGACATAATGTCACAGCTATTGACTTGGGTGCTTCAGGGATCAACCCGAAGCAGGTCCTCGAAGTCTCACATATATCAGACTACATTAGTCCGCTAATGGAGTTCATGGCTTCTCTTCCGGCACATGAGAAAGTGATTCTTGTAGGCCATAGCTTTGGCGGGTTGGCCATTTCTAAAGTCATGGAAAGCTTTCCAGAAAAGATTTTAGTTGCTGTATTTGTCACTGCTCATATGCCTGGTCCGACTCTAAATGCAAACACACTCTTAACCAAG TTACAGTCATCCAGTGGAATGGTATCTCAACTTGATAATCGTGTTACATACGATAATGGACCCAGCAATCCTCCAACAACATTCATCTTTGGTCCAAAGTACTTGGCAAGATATGCTTATCAGCTGAGCCCAATTCAG GATTGGACGCTGGCTACAACACTGACAAGGCCGCTATTTCTTTACAGTGAGGAAGACATATCAAAAGATATGGTACTTTCAAGCAAAAGGTACGGAACAGTTAGGAGAGTGTTCATTGTGGCTGCTGAAGATAAAATTCTACAGAAGGAATTCCAGCAGTGGATGATAGAAAAGAACCCTCCAGATGAGGTGGAACTAATCTTAGGCTCTGATCACATGGCCATGATGTCTAAGCCCCTTCAACTTTTTACTCTTCTTCTGCGCGTTGCTCACAAGTGA
- the LOC132064942 gene encoding methyl jasmonate esterase 1-like isoform X2 yields the protein MEKNKFLLSLVLILLLPYVNSTTSGPKWPKALKHFVLVHGACHGAWSWYKLVALIRSAGHNVTAIDLGASGINPKQVLEVSHISDYISPLMEFMASLPAHEKVILVGHSFGGLAISKVMESFPEKILVAVFVTAHMPGPTLNANTLLTKSSSGMVSQLDNRVTYDNGPSNPPTTFIFGPKYLARYAYQLSPIQDWTLATTLTRPLFLYSEEDISKDMVLSSKRYGTVRRVFIVAAEDKILQKEFQQWMIEKNPPDEVELILGSDHMAMMSKPLQLFTLLLRVAHK from the exons ATGGAGAAAAACAAATTTCTATTAAGTTTAGTACTGATACTTTTGTTGCCGTATGTAAATTCAACGACATCAGGGCCTAAATGGCCTAAAGCTTTGAAGCACTTTGTGCTAGTTCATGGCGCGTGTCACGGAGCATGGTCTTGGTACAAGCTTGTGGCACTGATAAGATCTGCAGGACATAATGTCACAGCTATTGACTTGGGTGCTTCAGGGATCAACCCGAAGCAGGTCCTCGAAGTCTCACATATATCAGACTACATTAGTCCGCTAATGGAGTTCATGGCTTCTCTTCCGGCACATGAGAAAGTGATTCTTGTAGGCCATAGCTTTGGCGGGTTGGCCATTTCTAAAGTCATGGAAAGCTTTCCAGAAAAGATTTTAGTTGCTGTATTTGTCACTGCTCATATGCCTGGTCCGACTCTAAATGCAAACACACTCTTAACCAAG TCATCCAGTGGAATGGTATCTCAACTTGATAATCGTGTTACATACGATAATGGACCCAGCAATCCTCCAACAACATTCATCTTTGGTCCAAAGTACTTGGCAAGATATGCTTATCAGCTGAGCCCAATTCAG GATTGGACGCTGGCTACAACACTGACAAGGCCGCTATTTCTTTACAGTGAGGAAGACATATCAAAAGATATGGTACTTTCAAGCAAAAGGTACGGAACAGTTAGGAGAGTGTTCATTGTGGCTGCTGAAGATAAAATTCTACAGAAGGAATTCCAGCAGTGGATGATAGAAAAGAACCCTCCAGATGAGGTGGAACTAATCTTAGGCTCTGATCACATGGCCATGATGTCTAAGCCCCTTCAACTTTTTACTCTTCTTCTGCGCGTTGCTCACAAGTGA